A region of Necator americanus strain Aroian chromosome I, whole genome shotgun sequence DNA encodes the following proteins:
- a CDS encoding hypothetical protein (NECATOR_CHRI.G907.T2) yields MQELQWCELNETPNIMHCLYELCVESLKDTPQAAWFCSLIPDTPVMAYQYLNIQETKRQKTWKPYHDKFLDEIRHDEL; encoded by the exons atgcag GAACTGCAATGGTGTGAGCTGAACGAAACGCCAAACATCATGCACTGTCTTTATGAGCTTTGTGTAGAAT CTCTGAAGGACACTCCACAAGCGGCATGGTTCTGTTCGCTAATTCCGGATACTCCTGTGATGGCCTATCAATATTTAAACATTCAAGAGACGAAACGacaaaaaacatggaaacCGTATCACGACAAATTTTTGGACGAGATACGTCATGACGAATTATAA
- a CDS encoding hypothetical protein (NECATOR_CHRI.G910.T1): MFSFSVSLILSLLVWTVGSNEFRKSCRQALQRGRYVIENSVPALVHEETSRYRRRVAERMKEMQTAEVLHPQSLIFPAKYLSLKAVGDDGQAATLPPCPEPNRTMFTTLAPITVPALQTTTTGVTSCSSTVILSTTVAGTSSGAQTAMTSSSGAAASSAGTTLPSVGTSAAAQTSTTSRTGGTGTAQSTIASNPANPTTRTISTQTVPVPGDDSNTQTSTSGDVSTVASMSSAGSSSASSSSPYTTFSPEAPSSSAGTTMGASGCVGQDEGKESKRSFVMPTMYSSVPESDPFHNWMSSIYDYMFKEEEICDQPPLKDLNSITEDQLYGFLATLSAANPGPFCSLCDRFMSEVRKRVFVANPLWGEDGEHIMRLLYANIPTSKAFCSTLAPACYENYAARTRNITEATICLECTACMTVGNVIQHNFLLDKGVVDAFLRFLRSSFFHNTCAELCLVWQPLNLTLFPNGFTYEGCMDFMDDRYADVINIATVLLRPERFCSLVVVIVGSKRYEPRCSCVRDCARSDTVKRSCYDRGGPLLPSFVAAVCDDPTLILIATLHRAASSATACVTAPCRFGSAVTSTGQGTGRWVGVVYR, encoded by the exons ATGTTCAGCTTCTCAGTTTCGCTCATATTGAGCTTATTAGTTTGGACGGTTGGATCGAATGAGTTC CGCAAAAGCTGTCGACAAGCCCTACAACGAGGTAGATATGTGATAGAAAATTCCGTTCCGGCACTCGTTCATGAGGAGACGAGTCGGTATCGGAGAAGAGTTGCTGAACGAATGAAGGAAATGCAAACAGCTGAG GTTCTCCACCCTCAATCACTCATTTTCCCAGCGAAATATTTGTCGTTGAAGGCGGTTGGTGACGATGGTCAAGCCGCTACGTTGCCACCATGTCCAGAACCTAATCGTACCATGTTCACTACCTTGGCACCAATTACCGTACCCGCTCTGCAGACAACAACAACTGGTGTGACTAGTTGTAGTTCTACGGTTATTCTTAGTACAACTGTAGCGGGCACATCATCTGGAGCTCAGACAGCGATGACATCCTCTTCTGGGGCAGCAGCCAGCTCGGCTGGAACTACCCTACCCTCAGTTGGGACTTCAGCAGCTGCTCAAACGTCGACGACGTCACGAACTGGAGGAACTGGTACAGCTCAGTCGACAATCGCATCCAATCCAGCAAATCCTACCACTAGAACAATATCCACGCAAACTGTCCCAGTTCCAGGCGACGACAGCAACACCCAGACATCCACGTCTGGGGACGTTTCTACCGTCGCATCCATGTCAAGTGCAGGAAGTAGTTCGGCATCGTCGTCATCACCGTATACGACATTTTCACCAGAAGCTCCCTCGTCAAGTGCTGGGACCACCATGGGAGCGTCAGGATGTGTGGGACAAGATGAAGGGAAAG AATCCAAGAGATCCTTTGTTATGCCCACTATGTACAGTTCAGTGCCCGAATCTGATCCATTCCACAATTGGATGAGCTCAATTTAT GATTATATGTTCAAGGAGGAAGAAATTTGCGATCAACCACCATTGAAAGACTTGAACTCGATCACTGAGGATCAGTTGTACGGTTTCCTGGCCACATTGTCCGCAGCTAACCCAG GTCCTTTCTGCTCGTTGTGTGATCGATTTATGAGTGAAGTTCGAAAACGAGTGTTTGTTGCTAATCCGCTGTGGGGT gaagacGGTGAACATATTATGCGATTATTGTACGCTAATATTCCAACATCTAAAGCATTTTGCTCCACTCTGGCACCGGCGTGTTACGAAAATTACGCGGCACGAA CACGTAACATCACGGAAGCAACAATTTGTTTGGAATGCACTGCATGTATGACCGTTGGGAATGTGATTCAG CATAATTTTCTGCTCGACAAAGGAGTCGTCGACGCTTTCCTACGTTTTCTTCGCTCCTCCTTCTTCCATAATACTTGCGCCGAACTTTGTCTTGTCTGGCAACCGCTCAATCTAACGTTGTTCCCAAATGGATTCACCTACGAAGGG TGCATGGACTTCATGGACGACCGTTACGCAGACGTTATTAACATCGCTACAGTACTGCTGCGACCGGAACGATTTTGCAGTTTG GTAgttgttatagtcgggtcaaaacgatatgaaccacggtgcagttgcgtaagagattgcgctcgaagcgatacGGTGAAGCGCAGCTGTTACGATCGAGGAGGACCTTTACTACCATCGTTtgttgctgcagtttgcgatgatcCCACTTTaatcctaatcgctacgctccaccgcgccgcttcgagcgcaaccgcttgcgtaACTGCGCCGTGTCGTTTTGGCTCTGCTGTAACTTCAACTGGACAAGGAACTGGAAGATGGGTGGGCGTGGTTTACCGTTAA
- a CDS encoding hypothetical protein (NECATOR_CHRI.G910.T3) — protein MVVFLGGNVKILKVEYELLKSSRKRICDLHFIETGRCMTDEIILSGGSLLRSEEQGEVRAYIRNSDIPQHLVESLQSVLNRFDDGVFFSVGEVGTFVNGCLWRYHNGEKWMDLKMQCSKGLESQRVKQTVRITGSRDVLPTSAQRFPKGPKLGLKAVEKGESIEESSTGHSFSPRFVTVGPLRTPKEEPSDPTIDPPWKISELPPQDPSLLKNCFLVEGKQLIQLFRFCPQCGSKILEGNKTVSRVREIFWEYRLSLVLIFVDYEKAFDSVETNVTLSALVDQALCYAAKKWTDIAATSRKPLTTHGAIERCLLKFNQRTQHLAGIRSPDLRAMSSLRHAAEYISKAKHRWAGHVMRRIDDKWTKRTLELIPKEGRGALRLSALALLSSAKGDCRVVSLMNCQDFSVSLILSLLVWTVGSNEFRKSCRQALQRGRYVIENSVPALVHEETSRYRRRVAERMKEMQTAEVLHPQSLIFPAKYLSLKAVGDDGQAATLPPCPEPNRTMFTTLAPITVPALQTTTTGVTSCSSTVILSTTVAGTSSGAQTAMTSSSGAAASSAGTTLPSVGTSAAAQTSTTSRTGGTGTAQSTIASNPANPTTRTISTQTVPVPGDDSNTQTSTSGDVSTVASMSSAGSSSASSSSPYTTFSPEAPSSSAGTTMGASGCVGQDEGKESKRSFVMPTMYSSVPESDPFHNWMSSIYDYMFKEEEICDQPPLKDLNSITEDQLYGFLATLSAANPGPFCSLCDRFMSEVRKRVFVANPLWGEDGEHIMRLLYANIPTSKAFCSTLAPACYENYAARTRNITEATICLECTACMTVGNVIQHNFLLDKGVVDAFLRFLRSSFFHNTCAELCLVWQPLNLTLFPNGFTYEGCMDFMDDRYADVINIATVLLRPERFCSLTVPVGFDCVTGLLTAKDSEAAQK, from the exons ATGGTGGTGTTTCTCGGCGGTAACGTGAAGATCCTGAAAGTAGAATACGAACTTTTGAAATCGAGCAGGAAAAGGATTTGCGATCTCCACTTTATCGAGACT GGACGATGTATGACAGATGAGATAATACTGAGCGGAGGGAGTCTGTTACGCTCAGAGGAACAGGGCGAAGTTAGGGCTTACATACGGAACAGTGATATCCCTCAACATCTAGTTGAAAGTCTACAAAGTGTTTTGAATCGTTTCGAT GATggtgttttcttctctgttgGTGAGGTGGGGACATTCGTCAATGGATGTCTCTGGCGCTACCATAATGGTGAAAAGTGGATGGACCTGAAAATGCAGTGTTCGAAGGGATTGGAATCACAACGCGTTAAGCAG ACTGTAAGGATTACTGGTTCTCGTGACGTTCTTCCGACTTCAGCCCAACGTTTTCCTAAGGGTCCAAAGCTTGGGCTGAAAGCTGTGGAAAAGGGGGAATCGATAGAGGAGTCATCAACTGGccattctttttctccaaGATTCGTCACG GTCGGTCCTTTGCGCACACCCAAGGAGGAGCCATCTGATCCCACAATCGATCCTCCTTGGAAAATCTCCGAGTTGCCTCCGCAAGATCCTAGTTTGCTCAAGAACTGCTTTTTGGTGGAAGGGAAACAGTTAATTCAGCTGTTTCGATTTTGCCCACAATGTGGAAGCAAAATTCTTGAAGGGAACAAA accgtgtccaGGGTCAGAGAAATTTTCTGGGAATACCGCCTGTCTCTTGTTCTAATCTTTGtggactatgagaaagccttcgacagcgtagaaacaaATGTAACACtttcagcgctggtcgatcaag cgctctgttacgcagcgaagAAGTGGACAGATatcgctgccacgtctaggaaacCACTCACTACCCACGGAGCtattgagagatgtcttctgaaatttaaccagcgcacacaacacctagccggtatTCGTAGCCCCGACTTACGAGCAATGTCCAGTCTTCGCCAcgcagcggaatatatatcgaaagcaaagcacaGATGGGCCGGCCATgtgatgagaagaatcgacgataaatggactaaaagaacgctagagttgATCCCAAAGGAAGGAAGAGGG gcGTTGCGATTATCGGCACTTGCACTGCTTTCATCAGCCAAAGGCGATTGTCGCGTTGTCTCACTGATGAACTGCCAAGA CTTCTCAGTTTCGCTCATATTGAGCTTATTAGTTTGGACGGTTGGATCGAATGAGTTC CGCAAAAGCTGTCGACAAGCCCTACAACGAGGTAGATATGTGATAGAAAATTCCGTTCCGGCACTCGTTCATGAGGAGACGAGTCGGTATCGGAGAAGAGTTGCTGAACGAATGAAGGAAATGCAAACAGCTGAG GTTCTCCACCCTCAATCACTCATTTTCCCAGCGAAATATTTGTCGTTGAAGGCGGTTGGTGACGATGGTCAAGCCGCTACGTTGCCACCATGTCCAGAACCTAATCGTACCATGTTCACTACCTTGGCACCAATTACCGTACCCGCTCTGCAGACAACAACAACTGGTGTGACTAGTTGTAGTTCTACGGTTATTCTTAGTACAACTGTAGCGGGCACATCATCTGGAGCTCAGACAGCGATGACATCCTCTTCTGGGGCAGCAGCCAGCTCGGCTGGAACTACCCTACCCTCAGTTGGGACTTCAGCAGCTGCTCAAACGTCGACGACGTCACGAACTGGAGGAACTGGTACAGCTCAGTCGACAATCGCATCCAATCCAGCAAATCCTACCACTAGAACAATATCCACGCAAACTGTCCCAGTTCCAGGCGACGACAGCAACACCCAGACATCCACGTCTGGGGACGTTTCTACCGTCGCATCCATGTCAAGTGCAGGAAGTAGTTCGGCATCGTCGTCATCACCGTATACGACATTTTCACCAGAAGCTCCCTCGTCAAGTGCTGGGACCACCATGGGAGCGTCAGGATGTGTGGGACAAGATGAAGGGAAAG AATCCAAGAGATCCTTTGTTATGCCCACTATGTACAGTTCAGTGCCCGAATCTGATCCATTCCACAATTGGATGAGCTCAATTTAT GATTATATGTTCAAGGAGGAAGAAATTTGCGATCAACCACCATTGAAAGACTTGAACTCGATCACTGAGGATCAGTTGTACGGTTTCCTGGCCACATTGTCCGCAGCTAACCCAG GTCCTTTCTGCTCGTTGTGTGATCGATTTATGAGTGAAGTTCGAAAACGAGTGTTTGTTGCTAATCCGCTGTGGGGT gaagacGGTGAACATATTATGCGATTATTGTACGCTAATATTCCAACATCTAAAGCATTTTGCTCCACTCTGGCACCGGCGTGTTACGAAAATTACGCGGCACGAA CACGTAACATCACGGAAGCAACAATTTGTTTGGAATGCACTGCATGTATGACCGTTGGGAATGTGATTCAG CATAATTTTCTGCTCGACAAAGGAGTCGTCGACGCTTTCCTACGTTTTCTTCGCTCCTCCTTCTTCCATAATACTTGCGCCGAACTTTGTCTTGTCTGGCAACCGCTCAATCTAACGTTGTTCCCAAATGGATTCACCTACGAAGGG TGCATGGACTTCATGGACGACCGTTACGCAGACGTTATTAACATCGCTACAGTACTGCTGCGACCGGAACGATTTTGCAGTTTG ACAGTGCCGGTCGGGTTCGACTGTGTCACGGGTCTTTTGACGGCTAAAGATAGTGAGGCTGCTCAGAAATGA
- a CDS encoding hypothetical protein (NECATOR_CHRI.G907.T1) has product MQVGVCGNCSRVVTTQSETVSMASRACVALELQWCELNETPNIMHCLYELCVESLKDTPQAAWFCSLIPDTPVMAYQYLNIQETKRQKTWKPYHDKFLDEIRHDEL; this is encoded by the exons atgcaggtcggcgtctgtggaaactgttctcgcgttgtaactacacagtctgagacagtctccatggcgagtcgtgcgtgtgtcgccttg GAACTGCAATGGTGTGAGCTGAACGAAACGCCAAACATCATGCACTGTCTTTATGAGCTTTGTGTAGAAT CTCTGAAGGACACTCCACAAGCGGCATGGTTCTGTTCGCTAATTCCGGATACTCCTGTGATGGCCTATCAATATTTAAACATTCAAGAGACGAAACGacaaaaaacatggaaacCGTATCACGACAAATTTTTGGACGAGATACGTCATGACGAATTATAA
- a CDS encoding hypothetical protein (NECATOR_CHRI.G909.T1) gives MKSLSWEERGIRVDGRFLSNLRFADDIVLFSSSTNEAETMLNELNEAGKRIGLRINRKKTQFMKNAHCEDGGVQLEGSQIVETPSYVYLGRSMNMENDLKEELNRRMRAAWAAFAAVREATEQLTDHDLRAHLFDSTVLPALCYAAETWADTAATSRKLLTTHRALERCLLKFNRRTQHLAGLRSSDLRGMSRLRDPAEYVSKAKHRWAGHIMRRIDDRWTKRTLEWIPRDAKRPRGRPPTRWSDVFAARMDQLRAQLDTAQGPRQRHSRSLRTSWMTMARERNEWKRCWGPHVE, from the coding sequence atgaaatcactatcctgggaagaaaggggcatacgtgttgatggaagatttctttcgaaccttcgtttcgcggacgacatcgttctcttttcgagcagcaccaatgaagcagaaacgatgctcaacgaattgaacgaagcagggaagagaataggactacgaataaacagaaagaagacacagttcatgaagaacgcgcactgcgaggacggaggagtacaacttgaaggctcccaaatcgtggaaactccgtcatacgtatacctcggacgttctatgaacatggaaaacgacttgaaggaagaactgaatagaagaatgagagcagcatgggcagcattcgcagccgtcagggaagctacggaacaactgacggaccatgatcttcgtgcccatctgttcgactcgacagtccttccagcgctctgttacgcagcggagacgtgggcagacaccgcggccacgtctaggaagctacttactacccacagagcccttgagagatgtctcctgaagtttaaccggcgcacacaacaccttgccggtcttcgtagctccgacttaagaggaatgtcccgtcttcgcgacccagcggaatatgtatcgaaagcaaaacatagatgggccggtcatatcatgagaagaatcgacgatagatggactaaaagaacgctagagtggatcccaagggacgccaaacgcccccgagggagaccgccaacgagatggagtgacgtgttcgctgcacggatggaccagctgagagctcagctggatacggctcaaggacctcgtcaacgtcactcacgaagcttgagaacatcttggatgacaatggcgagggaacgaaacgagtggaagagatgctggggcccgcacgtcgagtga
- a CDS encoding hypothetical protein (NECATOR_CHRI.G909.T2), producing the protein MLNELNEAGKRIGLRINRKKTQFMKNAHCEDGGVQLEGSQIVETPSYVYLGRSMNMENDLKEELNRRMRAAWAAFAAVREATEQLTDHDLRAHLFDSTVLPALCYAAETWADTAATSRKLLTTHRALERCLLKFNRRTQHLAGLRSSDLRGMSRLRDPAEYVSKAKHRWAGHIMRRIDDRWTKRTLEWIPRDAKRPRGRPPTRWSDVFAARMDQLRAQLDTAQGPRQRHSRSLRTSWMTMARERNEWKRCWGPHVE; encoded by the coding sequence atgctcaacgaattgaacgaagcagggaagagaataggactacgaataaacagaaagaagacacagttcatgaagaacgcgcactgcgaggacggaggagtacaacttgaaggctcccaaatcgtggaaactccgtcatacgtatacctcggacgttctatgaacatggaaaacgacttgaaggaagaactgaatagaagaatgagagcagcatgggcagcattcgcagccgtcagggaagctacggaacaactgacggaccatgatcttcgtgcccatctgttcgactcgacagtccttccagcgctctgttacgcagcggagacgtgggcagacaccgcggccacgtctaggaagctacttactacccacagagcccttgagagatgtctcctgaagtttaaccggcgcacacaacaccttgccggtcttcgtagctccgacttaagaggaatgtcccgtcttcgcgacccagcggaatatgtatcgaaagcaaaacatagatgggccggtcatatcatgagaagaatcgacgatagatggactaaaagaacgctagagtggatcccaagggacgccaaacgcccccgagggagaccgccaacgagatggagtgacgtgttcgctgcacggatggaccagctgagagctcagctggatacggctcaaggacctcgtcaacgtcactcacgaagcttgagaacatcttggatgacaatggcgagggaacgaaacgagtggaagagatgctggggcccgcacgtcgagtga
- a CDS encoding hypothetical protein (NECATOR_CHRI.G908.T2), with protein sequence MKPGTAPGPDFISADFLRAGGHPLHVILAAHMTSYLQKERIPDQWKTSRTVLIHKKGDREDLRNYRPICLLSVLYKVFTKIILTRISRTLDEAQPQEQAGFRQGFSCLDHIQTVSRVIEVCRECNTVSAGRSRCGRVVCEDISQLLRTMHD encoded by the coding sequence atgaaacctggcacagcccccggacctgattttatatcagcagactttcttcgggctggtggccatccgcttcatgtaatcttagcagcgcacatgacatcctatcttcagaaagaaaggatcccagaccagtggaagacctcgcgaaccgttcttatccataagaaaggtgaccgagaggaccttcggaactaccgtccgatatgcttgctgagcgtgttatacaaagtattcaccaagatcatcctcacacgcatatctaggacgctggatgaagcccagcctcaagaacaagctggattccgccaagggttcagttgcttggaccacatccagaccgtgtcgagggtcatagaggtttgccgggaatgcaatactgtcagcgctggtcgatcaaggtgtggacgcgtcgtatgtgaggacattagccaattgctacgaacgatgcacgactag
- a CDS encoding hypothetical protein (NECATOR_CHRI.G908.T1): MNDGTLVIRGEKVPSRNVGGVGFVVHPSIVHLVDSHEILSPRLAILRLRPLRQKSISIINCYSPTSAADDSELDACYEELEEVVHNEKSFYKFVVGDFNAKLRKATEEEYRIGRFGLGDRNENGNRLAGLLSAARLFHGNSLFMKKDHRRWTWESPNGATRAEIDHILTNRRWCLLDVSVVPSFCSGSDHRLLRAKIRLSHTMEKNICYRQRRRKEVVYDDCVLEDSLSQGDWHIEEDPNVDYEMLLRGLRACAERASKSRTTNLDRISKTTKELLGRRRALRLDPNASHIERLVANTSCRKALQEDLSKYRQKKILEAAQRRTSLKKCRRDLREYNIPLTTLLSEDGTRTSSRREMEIITERFYSNLFRSSTPVSSPIIPTGDAPPRILPSEVRVAIKSMKPGTAPGPDFISADFLRAGGHPLHVILAAHMTSYLQKERIPDQWKTSRTVLIHKKGDREDLRNYRPICLLSVLYKVFTKIILTRISRTLDEAQPQEQAGFRQGFSCLDHIQTVSRVIEVCRECNTVSAGRSRCGRVVCEDISQLLRTMHD; the protein is encoded by the coding sequence atgaatgacggtacactcgtcattcgtggagagaaggttccgtcgcgaaatgtaggcggtgttggtttcgttgtgcacccatctatcgtccatctcgtcgattctcacgagatcctgtcacctcgtctggccattcttcgcctccgccctctgcgccaaaaatccatcagtatcatcaactgctattcaccaacatcagcagctgatgattccgaattggacgcgtgttatgaggagctggaggaagtagtccacaacgagaagtccttttacaaattcgttgtcggagacttcaacgcaaaactaagaaaggccacagaagaggaatacaggattggaagatttggactaggggaccggaatgaaaatggcaatcgtctcgccgggctgttgtccgccgctcgcctctttcatgggaactctcttttcatgaaaaaagatcatcgtcggtggacatgggaatcgcccaatggcgcgactcgtgcggagatcgaccacatactcaccaaccggaggtggtgtctacttgacgtctcagtagtaccatccttttgtagtggttctgatcaccgtctccttcgtgcgaaaatacgacttagccacacgatggaaaagaacatctgctatcggcaacgaaggagaaaagaagtcgtctacgacgattgcgtactcgaggactccctgtcccaaggtgactggcacatcgaggaggacccaaacgtggactacgagatgctgctcagaggattacgagcctgtgctgaacgtgcctcgaagtcgcgcacgacaaacttggatcgaatttcgaagaccaccaaggaattgttaggaagaagaagggctttgaggcttgatccgaatgcatcgcacattgagcggttagtagcaaacactagctgcagaaaagcgttgcaggaggatctttcgaagtacaggcagaagaagattctagaagcagcacaaagaagaacgagtctaaagaagtgccgcagggacctccgcgaatataatattccgctaacaaccttgctgagcgaagacgggactcgcacgtcttctcgtcgtgagatggaaatcattacggagaggttctactcgaaccttttccgttcatcaactcctgtgtcaagcccaatcatccccactggcgatgctccaccacggattctcccttcggaagtacgagtcgctatcaagagcatgaaacctggcacagcccccggacctgattttatatcagcagactttcttcgggctggtggccatccgcttcatgtaatcttagcagcgcacatgacatcctatcttcagaaagaaaggatcccagaccagtggaagacctcgcgaaccgttcttatccataagaaaggtgaccgagaggaccttcggaactaccgtccgatatgcttgctgagcgtgttatacaaagtattcaccaagatcatcctcacacgcatatctaggacgctggatgaagcccagcctcaagaacaagctggattccgccaagggttcagttgcttggaccacatccagaccgtgtcgagggtcatagaggtttgccgggaatgcaatactgtcagcgctggtcgatcaaggtgtggacgcgtcgtatgtgaggacattagccaattgctacgaacgatgcacgactag